CAGTTCTAAAGCTTTCATCACAGCTGACCGAGTTTGGGGAACACCTCCTGTGTGCAAGAGCGCAAGGTCTCCTTTGACCTTATCCGCAGAACCAAATTCACTATTGACTCGCCAACCTTTGGTGACTCCTGGGCTAAGAGGTGAAGAATAATTCATCAACGCTACAGTCTTACCCTGGAGCCCTAATTGTTCAGCAGCATCCGTTATTGCTGAGCGAGTAGCTTCAAATGCCGGCTGATGATCAAATTCAGAATTCATCCGCCCCGAGGTGTCAAGGAGAAAGAGAGTATCTGCGGAAGGAAGCATTTGCTGTGCAGATCTCAATTGCGCCAAAGCCGCTTCATTAAGAACTTCATTAGGTTGGGATTGATCGTGGGTAGCGGCGTACTCCACAAAGGCCGCACCGGCTCGTGTCTGTTCTTCGTTGACTTTCTCCGTAGCAGTCAGTGGTACCAAAATTGAATTGACCTGGTAGGGGAGGGCTTCTCGGTGATAACCCTCGGGAATAGTAGAAACAGCCAGGCTTGGGGGATGCCCCTGAAGTGCCTGGTCAAGGCTAAGATCGTGATCTCGATTGAGCAATTTCGCAGCTTCATCTTGGTCACCACCACTTAATGCTAAGGCTATTGCTGCTGCTTGCGGCTCAGGGAAAAGGGTGGTGGCGGGATCATCGGCTAGCTGGGATCCCTCTTTAAGCGCTAGGGATAAAGTTAATCGGGTCTGGATATGAGTCCCTGAGACACTACGTTTCCCCTGGGAGAG
This genomic interval from Corynebacterium poyangense contains the following:
- a CDS encoding vWA domain-containing protein; protein product: MARHSNGQRNFRLAPGLIALIVIIAVILALSAGWLALRRHNATVSEASQKECIEGHLEVPIFESTPGVAGALIDQWSHENSVIRDYCVHPTFVASPDQAAALVGLSNDDIDESLSQGKRSVSGTHIQTRLTLSLALKEGSQLADDPATTLFPEPQAAAIALALSGGDQDEAAKLLNRDHDLSLDQALQGHPPSLAVSTIPEGYHREALPYQVNSILVPLTATEKVNEEQTRAGAAFVEYAATHDQSQPNEVLNEAALAQLRSAQQMLPSADTLFLLDTSGRMNSEFDHQPAFEATRSAITDAAEQLGLQGKTVALMNYSSPLSPGVTKGWRVNSEFGSADKVKGDLALLHTGGVPQTRSAVMKALELAEQHHRDSRVATRVVVISTGTDEAIDDISFRKSIEDARQQGIDLRLIHLGVEPMDSVLSDYHPALPTSVVQLRQMVSHWVGVRI